Below is a window of Komagataella phaffii GS115 chromosome 1, complete sequence DNA.
TAATCTCTTATCCATTGGATTTGCTTCACCAATTTAAAGAGGCCCAGCGCGGAGCGTCTCTTCTAGCTGCACCAAGAATCGTTCAGTTATCTTTATCAGCAAGACACATTTTACTGGCTACTAATGATGAGTGCGGCAATCTGTTTAGTTGTGGCTTCAACAACTTCGGACAACTTGGAGATGCCTCAACTCACTCTTCCAAACTGTTCAAACCaattgagtttttcaaagacaagaagATAATTCTTACTTGCTCATCCAATGATCACAATATAGTCATTTCTGCTGATAATGAAGTGTTTACATGGGGTTTGAATTCTGATAGTCAGCTCGGGTACGAAGTTGCTTTTAATTCCTTCATCCAGCGGGAACCTTTCAGCAATGTACCCAGACAAGTTACAACTGGAGATTGGAAAGGATTTAGAAATCTGATTGGCTGTTGTTGTTCCAGTAAAGCTACTGTTGTGTATTCAAGGAAAGAATTATTCCTCTGGGGACAGAATAACGGTCAGTTTGGTTTCACTAACCTTAGACAAAATACTCCCAGGTCCCTTTCTTTCAATTATGGGCCAATAAAAGAAGTGTTCATGACGGACAAGTTCCTACTTGTTTTAGTGGATAACCAAGCGGATCTTTATATTTACATTAATGGGTTCCATCACAAATTGAATGTTCCGTTGAtcaagaattttgaaaagttcaactttgattACTTCAAACCCAAAAACTACATGTCAAAGAGATCGATCAAACAAATAGCAGTCAACAACTCTAGCAAGGGAAGATTTGCCATTCTTTATGATTCCGGTGAAATACAGAAGGTGACTTTTGACCATGAAGCCCTTGGAAAGGAGCAATTTGATTCTTCACTTAAATTTAAGAATTGCTGGATTCCGTCCAAGCTGCATTTGAGAGCAACTGATgtgaaaatttcatccaCAGGTAAACTGATTATATCCTGCTTTGATGGAACCGTATACAAGAGCATATCAAGATCGGAATCTACATCCATAtcagaaaagttttcaaagctaGTTGGAATTAATGCAGTATGCAAGATATATTGTGATAACAACTTTCAAACGTTTGCTTTCATAAGGGATGAGCTTGACAACCTGCCTCATGAATTACATGAGAACGACTTTTTCCTTGATTTTGCAACTTTGTCTCCTTTAGTCCATTTTGaacagagaagaaaatctAAACAAGTTTTTGATCAATCACTTACACAACGTGCGTCGTTCCATACTGATTTCGTGGAAACAGTATCCCTAAGAGATAGggacattgatgaaacaACCCTAGATGAGGACTTATTCAAACGTAAAAGGGATTCAAGATGGGTACCAAAGagcaaatttgaagatagaTATTCAAACCTTTCGAATATAGACGAGTCAATCCTGAAGGTTCTTGATAATACTGAGTTTGAAAGTCTTTATGCGTCTAAATCAAATTTTGATAAAAAACTCTACGACTGCTGGTTTTGTACAGTTGACCAGAACGGAATTGAATCAATCAAATTTGGCTGTCATGAGTCTATTCTTGTGGCACGCTGTCCTGCATTAAAAGAACTGTTCGACGGCAAAACATTAATTCATAAAGACATCCGGATGACTTACAACTCAAATCGAAGTACTATCAATGTAGGTCCAAATGTAACAAGGCACAGCATTTTGATTTTCCTACACTTTGTTTATACCGGGAAGTTTCTCAAAGTTTGGGATTCTTTTCCCTTAAACAAAACGCCTCAAATAATCAAGGATACTAAAGATTCAGTCTCAAAGCTGGCACAATTGCTTCAGATTATTGACCCTTTTGGCAGAATAAACTCCAGTCAAAAGCAGATTGTTACCCAACTTAGGACAATAAAACAGGCTGTTCACACCGATACAATAGTGAAGCTGGCAGATGGACATATTATCCATTGTCCTTCTTCACTATTGGCTGTAAGATGTGCTTACTTTGAATTGCTGTTTGATTCATGGACACTTCCAACAGAAGAACATGGCGGAATAACGTTCAAAGTTATAGACTTTAGCCACGTCTCCATCGAAGCGTTCACCGTAGTGCTTAATTTCATTTATGGTGTTCCATTTATGGATCTATTCAATGACGCAGTTTATCATGACTCATCgagtttcatcaatttcgTGTTTGATGTTATGGAACTCAGCGATGAATTAATGCTTTTTGACCTCCTTGATATAGCCCAGTTAGCTATTAAGGATTTTGTCACTATAGAGAACGTGATAcccattcttttgaatgtACACCAGCTGAATGCTACTCAGTTATTCTATTGTTgtgtttggaaaatttaTGTGAATATGGACCTCTTTATTTTCAGTCCCAAGTTGTACTCATTGATTTCCGAATGCGACGAGGATCTTATAAGTAGAATAGACTCTTTATTCGAGGAGTTCGATCGATTCAAGAATACTGGCATGTTTGTCAAAGATAATTGGTATAAGAAGAATGCGGAATTGTTAGTGCAGGAATTCCTTGAACAACATGACAAATACAATTTGAGATTCATGCCAAAGGGATCTAAAACActgtttgaaattgaagataatgtGAAATTAAAAACACGGTCAGCTTGCGCAATCAATTCGAACAGTACAAGAAATTCAATGGTTCAGGAACTTAGGCGGAAAGCTAAGGGTCAGGATCCCGTCCccacttttgaagaatcagcTGCAACCCAGGACAGATCTAATGAGAATGAGTGGTATATTCAAGTTCAGAATGGTAGACGCAGATCAAGCCGGAGACTGACTGAAACTGAGACGTTGACTCCTCCTCCTTCCAATTCTAAACAGGACCTTCAGCTGTCCAGTCATAAAGGTTCAATATCCGATAGTATGAACTTGCCTCGACAAAGTCAACGAAAAGGATCCAGTGATGCCTCACGGGTGGTAAAATCAGATGCTACAGAAGGTGACAGCGTAACTCCTCTTGAAAGGTTGATGACCCCTAAGCTTGAAACTAGTCCTGACATGATTCCTATTAAAGTAAAGGGATCCTTTAAAGCTAACAAAGAGGAAAGGGTAAGACAGCAAAAACTACTATTAGAACCTGAGCCTATTCCGGTTTCAGCACCCATCATGACCAACCCTTGGACTAGACGACTATCTAATGGGCTTTCTGCATCGAACCTAGGAAATTCATTACATTCATCTCCACCATCATCCTCATCCTCAATTTTAGGATCAAAAACACCATTAAGTTGGAGTTCGAGAATCAATCGCACTAAAAGCGTCAACCTCAATGCTTTACCCTCACTGGATCAATTCTCTTTGGGGCAACAGAAAAAGACCAGcattattgaagaacctgttaaatcagaagaaaccaCTGTTTCCTTGAAGGATGTGATTCAGGAGCAAGCATTTGAAAAGTGGTGGGAAGAGGAAAGTTTGAGGGTGCAAGCTCAGATGAAAAGTATGGAAGCCGATAGTGTACcccaaaagaaagatagAAGCAAGAATAGGCAAAAACAAGgaagaaacaggaaaaacAATCGAAATCGAAATAGTCGTCAGGAAAACCGTTGAAGGCATCTATGGTTCCAACATCTACGCAATAACTTACATTTAATACATTACATTAGATCTAGTAAACGAATCCTAAAATCTTACCAGAAACATGCTTCTTTCTAGCCTCTTCATGATCCATAATACCGGCAGAAGTGGTAAGGATCACGTAACCAAACTGTCTTGCTGGCAATAAGTTGTCGGTCCATCTCTCAATGTCTCCAATCTTGACGTTGAATCTAGGAGAAATGACACCGCATTTGTTCAATCTACCATTCAGCTGAATAACAATCTTACCAGCCCTATGGTCATCAATGAATTCAAATTCGCCAATGTAACCTAAATAATAGTTagtaaaagaaaaaactacCCCTTGACGAAATACATTGTGGACCCatgttgaaaatgtcaCAGAGACCTAAACATCAAAACAAAACGATATTGAAGCAATGAATAGAATCCGAAAACCCTCTTTTTTAAACCCCTATATTTACTCTTCCGAAGACTTAAAAGACAGCCAACCATGGGAAGGGACAAACCATCCAGTTATCAATTCGgtgaacttttttttcataATTCAGTAGCTATGGTGGATCCACAAGTTTCATCTTCTATCTTAAAGTGACACTTACCGTGACTTTGCATAACGGTCAAAAATTTGACAataactttggaagaaggTCTGATCAAAACTTGACGCTTACCGGTCTTCTCGGCATTGTTGATGGAGTTAAGGGCATCTGCTAGTACGGAGGTTCTAGtcattttttgttttattCTATTCGAAGGTTAGTATACGTTTCCTAAGGCTACATGAGTGTCCCGTTAAGGATTCATGAACCGGCTTGTTATGAGGGTATCAAAGGATCACTACTTCCACACTTGGAACTTTATCACTTAAGCCTTTAAGATAACAAATCCCAAATGAGAGTCATTCACCTTAGATTTTCTCAAACAGTGGTTTTCATGTTGGGTACACAGCATGTTCCAACATGAACTTACAATAAGGAAGATAGTGAgtgaaagaaaagttttcaagattcaTGTTTTCAATAAACAATAGTTGGTAGTGCACGACAATATAATTTATCTACATCGTTAAGCTCGCGCACACGAACTATAGGACATGATCGTCTAGGTACATGAATATAGATCAAACACGAAAGGTTTTCAGAGAGGTAAGTAAGGTAGTGTCCGGTTGCGCGTATGATCTGTTATACTAACCTGAAAAGTTAAAACCTTGTTGTGTGGAGCTCTCTAAAGTAGCATTCTTAAGCCAAGAGGCACTAGTGAATCATGATCCAAAAAGTCTTACCAAACTCCTAGAAAACGTTTATAATGAGCTTGACAACCAGCAAAATTTGTACCCCAATTTAGAGCTTTCTGCTCAATTGACTGattatatttttcaaccaatcGGTGTTCTGTTAGGCCATGACGATAGAGCACTACAGGAAGTTCATTTACAAATgattttcaagattcttgaAATATTAGTCAGACGAGGTTGGTCTACGGATAGGTCTGATGGAATGAACGAGAAAATTGCCACTTTAATTTTGTTTGttattggaaaagatcCGCTGTTATACAAAGGAAAGATAACTCGAGACGATGAGTTGTTATTGAGTGCATATAACTGTTTGTCTACTTGTTTGGATAATATGATCAATTTGAATGACGATTCATTGTTGCATAATGTTGGTAAGCTAAGTCATCTGATATTAGTATCACTAGATGCATTGAACCAAAAACATTCCAACTCTCAATTGAGTGTTACTATTCTTATCTCATTGAACAAAATCTGTGTTTTAGTTTATCAAGGAGATCAATTGGCTCGGATTCTACCT
It encodes the following:
- a CDS encoding 40S ribosomal protein S22 — translated: MTRTSVLADALNSINNAEKTGKRQVLIRPSSKVIVKFLTVMQSHGYIGEFEFIDDHRAGKIVIQLNGRLNKCGVISPRFNVKIGDIERWTDNLLPARQFGYVILTTSAGIMDHEEARKKHVSGKILGFVY